CTTCGGCGGCGGGTTCGTGCCGGGAACGCCCAACTCGGGTGACGGCTTCGTGGCCAAGTTGGCGGCCGACACCCCGGGCCGCCCGCTGGTCACCCGCCTCACGCCACGCGGCGGCGACACCGGCGGCGGGACGCCCGTCATGATCGAGGGCATCGGCCTCGGCGGGGCGACGGCCGTGCGCTTCGGGGAGGCGCCGGCCCGCAGCTTCAACGTCCAGTCGGACACGCGCATCGTGGCGGTCACGCCTCCGCTGGCCGAGGGGATCCACAAGGTCACCGTCACGACCGGCGGCGGCACCTCGCCGGCCAACCCGGTCGGCGAGTTCTGGGCGGGTGAGGGCAACTGGTCGCTCACCGGCTCGCTGAACACGCCCCGCTCGAACCACACCGCCACGCTCCTCGAGAACGGGCAGGTGCTGGTGGCGGGGGGCCGGATCGCCCTGGCCTCAGCCGACGTGGCCACGGCGTCCGCCGAGCTGTACGACCCCCGGAGCGGCACGTGGCGACCCACCGGTTCCCTGGCGACGGCGCGCTGGGCCCACACCGCCACGCTCCTGCCGGACGGCCGCGTCCTGGTGGCCGGCGGCCATGACGTCGCCGCCACAGGCAGCCTCGGGCTCAGCTCGGCCGAGCTGTACGACCCCAACACCGGCGCCTGGAGCGCCGCCCCCGACATGGGGGGCACCCGGACCCTCCACGCCGCCATCCGCCTCGCCGAGCCGAACTGCGCGGCCCACTGCGGGAAGGTGCTGATCGCCGGGGGCCGCCCGGGCCCGCTCACCGGCTCCCTCGGCACCAGCCTGCTGTTCGACCCCGTGGGCAACGCGTGGGAGCCGGCCGGCAACCTCAACGAGGCCCGGTACCTCACCGAGATGGCGGTGGTGGGTGACGGCCGGGCGCTGATCGCCGGCGGCTTCGGCCCCACCGACAGCGCCGAGACGTTCGACCCGGCCACGGCCACGTGGTCGCTCACCGGACCGATGAGGTTCCCCAAAGCGAGGCCGACGGTGACGCGGCTGCCGGACGGGAACGCCCTCGTCAACAACGGCTGGAACAACGGGCCCGTCCCGGCATCGGACGTCTTCGACTACCGGACGAACACCTTCCGCCCGGCCGGCACGCCCAAGACCCACCGCTGGAACGCCACCGCCGTCCTGCTGCCCAACGGCCGGGTCCTGGCGCTGGCCGGCGGGGTGGGGGGGGCCACCGCCGACATCTACGACCCGAAGTCCAACACCTTCCGCTCGGCCGGATCGCTCCAGTTCCAGCGCGGTGGGGGCTCGAACGGCGGAGGCGGGCCGGGCGGCACGGCCGTCCTCCTCTCCAGCAGCACCCGGGAGTTCCAGGCCGACGAGCGGGTGTGCGGGGCCAACTGCGGCAAGGTCCTCGTCGTGGGGAACACCGACCACCCGGCGACCGAGCTGTACACCCCGGCCGACCCTCTCGGCGGGCCCGGCTACTGGCTCACCGCCTCCGACGGCGGCGTTTTCGCCTTCGGCGACGCCCAGTTCTTCGGCTCCACCGGCGGGACCCGCCTCAACCAGCCCGTGGTGGGGATGGCGCCGACCGTGAACGGCAGGGGCTACTGGCTCACCGCCTCGGACGGCGGCGTGTTCGCCTTCGGCGACGCCGTGTTCCGGGGCTCCACCGGCTCCATCCGCCTCAACTCGCCGGTGGTCGGGATGGCGGCCACGCCGTCGCCGCTGGTGGCCGGCTACTGGCTGGTGGCCGCCGACGGCGGCGTCTTCGCCTTCGGCGACGCCCGGTTCTCGGGCTCCACGGGCGCCATCCGCCTCAACCGGCCCATGGTCGGTATGGCACCGGCACCGTAAGGCCCTGCTCGGTTCACCTCGCGATCGCGCGCCACCCCCTGGCGCGCCATCGCGAGGTGAATGGGCGGTCCGGCCCGGGCGTAGTACCCTGGCGGTCGAGCCCTCGGTCCGGCGGCACCACCCGCCCCAGGTCGCACCTGCTTGAGATCACAAGCACGCTGTGGTTCCACCTCACGACTGAGTGAGGGGTCCCTCCGGCTCTCGATGGGGAGGGCCGTTCATGGTGTCCGGTATCGGAGTTTGACGGTCGTCGGGGAAGGCAGCCTCCCCGACGACGAAGCGCTCCAGACGAGCCTCCGCACCCTGGCGGAGACCCTGCTCGGCGAGCAGGGCCTCGAGGAGCTCCTGGGCAACGTCACGTCCCTCGCCGCCGCGGCCATCCCCGGATGTGACGCGGCCAGCATCTCGCTCATGCAGGGCGGCCGTACGACGACGCCCGTCTGTTCGGCCGAGATCGCCCGGGAGGTCGACCAGGCGCAGTACGACACCGGTGGGGGGCCGTGCCTGGCGGCGATGCTCGAGGAGGAGGTCTTCCGAGTCGACTCCTACGCCGACGACGACCGCTGGCCCGAGATGTCCGCCCAGGCCGTGGCCAAGGGTGTGGCGAGCTCGTTGTCGCTGCCCCTCTCCACCGGGAGGCAGGCAGTCGGTGCGTTGAACCTCTATTCGACGAAGCCGGGCAACTTCGACGGCGCCGAGGAGCAGGCCGCCATGTTCGCGGCGCAGGCCTCGGTCACCGTCTCCAACGCCCAGGCGCTCGAGCGGGCGCAGGAGATGGCCAGGCACCTGGCCGTCGCCCTCGAGAACCGTGACGTCATCGGCCAGGCCAAGGGGATCATCATGGCGGCGGAGGGGGCCACGTCGGACGAGGCGTTCGCGGTGCTGCGGAGGGCGTCCCAGCGGGAGAACCGCAAGCTCCACGACGTCGCCCGGGAGATCGTCGACCGCAGGCGGCAAGGACCGGCCACGCCGTGACGGCTCCCGCCGGAGCCGGGTCGGTCGGCGACGTGCGGCGCAGCCTCGAGGCGGCGCGGCGTCGCGCCGGCCTCTCCGACGGCGAGCTGTGGCTCGCGTACTTCGGTCTGGGTGGTGACGCCAGCCCCGAGGAGATGCGGGCCTACCTGACCGAGGGTGGCCCGCTCGCCAGCGGGAGCGTCGACATCCTGGTGCAGGCGTTGAACGAGCACTTCATGGATCACGGGTTGGGCATGCCCGTGCCGTACCAGGAGCGGTAACCCCGCCAGGGGGCATGCGGGCCTGACCAGCGGTTTCTCGGCCGCCCCGTCACCGTCCGGCAGGAGGAGCCGGGTTCGACACCAGTCTCCGAGCTCGACACGCGGGGTGGGCGGCGGTACCGTCCGCGCCGGACCGGCGGCGGGTTGCGACACTGGATCGACTGCGCCGGGCACCCGCCGTGCCGTTCGCCGAGTGGAACAACGGAGCCGCCTTGCCCTCCAGGCCACCGAGAAGCGTCCGCCGGGCCGCTGTGCTGGCCCTTGCCGGGCTGCTGGCGGCCGTTCCCGTCGGCGGTGCGTCGGCCAAGGAGCCGACCCCCGAGGCGCAGCGCCGCGAGCTCCAGAAGAAGCGGGCCCGGCAGGCCGCCGAGGTGGACGTGCTGAAGGCGTCGGACGCCGAGCTGGAGCGGGCCCTCGACCGGCTGGACGCCAACGTCCGGGCGTCGGAGGCCCGGGCGGCGAGCGCCCGGCAGGCGGCCGAGGCGGCGGCCAAGGCGTCGGAGGACGCCCTCGTCGCCGAGCAGCGGACGGCCGGCGAGCTCGATCTGCTGCGGAGCTCCATGCGCCAGGCGGCGGTCGCCGCCTACGTGCGCGGCCCCGCGCAGAAGACCATGGCGCCACTGCGGGCCGGGTCGCTCGCCCGGATGGCGACCCGGCAGTACCTGTTCGACGTGGCCCTCGGCCAGGGCGCCGACGTGGCCGACCGGCTGCGGGCCACCACCGAGGACCTGGCCGCCCAGCGGGTCGCCGCCGAGGAGGCCCGGGCACGGGCCGAGGCGCGCCGCGAGGAGGTGGACGGCGAGCTGCGTGAGGTCTCCAGGGCGCTGGACCTGAAGGAGAAGGTGGCCGACACCGTCGAGCAGCGCCTGGAGCGGGCGCTGGCCGAGGCCGACTCGCTGGCCGCCCTCGACCAGCAGCTGGCGGCCGAGATCTCCCGGCGCCAGGCCGCCCTGGCCGCCCGCGTGGCGTCGACCCGGCGGGCGGGCGCGACGGCGGCACGGGGCACCGTGGGGCGCATCGGCGGCGTGGCCGTGACGACGGTCGGCGGCATCACGGTGGCGACCCGGATCGCCGGCCAGGTGGAGGCGCTCCTCGCCGCCGCCGCGGCCGACGGGTTCGCCCTCGGTGGCAGCGGCTACCGCAGCTCCGACGGGCAGATCGCCACCCGCGCGGCGAACTGTGGCAGCAGCGACTACGACGTCTACTCCAAGCCGGCGTCGAGCTGCAGGCCGCCCACGGCCCGGCCCGGCCAGTCGATGCACGAGCAGGGGCTGGCCATCGACTTCACCTGGAACGGGGCGCTCATCACCTCGCGCAATGCCGCCTTCCAGTGGCTGGCCCGCAACGCCGGCCGGTTCGGGTTGTCCAACCTCCCGGCCGAGCCGTGGCACTGGAGCACGAACGGCAACTGACCCGACCGCCACGCCGGCGGCTGGCGTGCCGCGCTCCGCCATTCGGTTCGTGCCGGCCAGATGCTGGACTGCTCGGCCGAGCAGGAGGGCCGGGGGTTGGGTGACCAGGAGAGCCCGGCCCGGCCGGCGTCCGGCCGTGGCGGGACGCTCGGTGGGCCCCGCCCTGGCGTCGAACCCGGTGCGCCACGGCAAGGCCACGTCGGTCGTCATCCGGGTGCACGGCGCCGCGGGGTCGCTGCGGGTGGTCGTCGCCGACGACGGCAAGGGGTTCGACGTCGGGGCGGCGCGCACCGGCGGCTTCGGCCTGCGCAGCATGCGTGACCGGGTCGAGAAGCTGGGCGGCAGCCTCGCCGTGCGGTCCGAGCCGGGCTCGAGGACCGAGGTGGAGGCCGCCGTCCCGCTGCGGTAGGGCCCGCTCGAGGTTCCCTGTCGCGGCACCGATGGGGAACGGCGTGGCCGAGGCGCGCCCAGCGGGCTCAGGCGGGAGGGTCGGCGCCGTACGCCGGGTCGGCCGTACCCAGCTTGCGCACCAGGGTGAGGTGGCCGCCGAAGTAGCCGCCGGCGGTGGCCACCACGCCGCCGGCGACGCCGAGCACGACGGCGCGGGCGTGGGTGCCCCGCCGGCGGGCCAGCCACGAGGAGGCGTAGAGCGCCGTCGCCGCCGTGTTCACGGCGGCGTGGACGACGCCGACCCGGCGGGCGCCGCGGCCCCCCACCGTCTGCCACTCGGCCAGCCCGGTGGCGATGGTGGGCACGGAGGCCAGGAGGCCGAAGCCCACCAGGCGGCGGGCGGCGGGGCGGGCCGCCCGCCCGCCGAACAGGTCGAGGAACGAGGCGCTGGCCCAGGCGCCGAGCGGGAAGTCGGTGAGCAGCGGGTGGAGGGCGTGCCCGAGCCAGGTCCCGCGCAGCCCGTCGGCCGCACGCGGCGATCGGACGACGGCGCCGGCGAGGGCGGCCAGCGGCCGGGCGGCGCCGTCCAGCAGGGGTGCCGCCTCCATCCGCCGCACCGCGTCGACGACGGCGGACGGGGCGCCGCGTCCGGCCGGGTGCTGGGCGGCCGCCGTGGCGGGAGCGGCAGCGGCCGGTCCGTCAGCCAACGGGGGCCGCTTCCCTCGACCCGGCCGCCGACATCGCCGCGTCGGTGACGTCCGGCGCCACCGGCTCGACGGCGGCCCCGGCGCGCCCAACCGCCCGGGCCGCGACGTACGCCCGGTCGTCGGGGCGGGCGGTGCCGACCACCCGGGCGCCGACCCGGGCGCCGAGGGGGGCGGTGGGCAGGGCCGTCCCGGTGCCCGAGCCGGCGCCGGTGACGAGGACGGTACGGACCATCGGGGCGACCTACCCAGCCGCCGCCGTCGTGAAGCGCCTCAGGCCGTGCCCGCCACGTGCCGTTGCATGCCCCGCAGGTACCGGCGGACCAGGCGGTCGTCGAGCGGGTGGACCACCGGCCCGGCCAGGCGCAGGACACGACCGCGCGGCCGGGTGAAGCTGACCACCTCGAACCGCACGGTGCCGGCCTCGTCGAGGCGCACGGAGAACCCCTCCTCCCCCTCGACCACGTGGTGGGCGAGCGTGCCGTAGGCGAAGCCGGACAGGCCCGGCGCCGTGGTCACCCCCACGACCCGGTTGACCACGGTGACCCAGGCGAGGGCCACCCGGACGGCGACGGCGACGACCTGGCCCTCGGCCACGGCGGCGCCGGGCGGGTGGACCACCGCCCCGCTGCGGCGGTGGGCCTCCCACCGGCGGAGCCCGGCGGCGGCGGCGGCGAACACGGCGTCGCCCCGCCCCAGGTCGACGGTGCGGCGGCGGTGGCGGTAGCCGTCGGGGAGCGGGCCCGCCGTCGCCCCCACCTCGGCATAGGTGGGCGCCGCCCCGCGGTGGCGGGCGACGAGGGCGTCGAGCGCGGCGGGGGTGGGCCGGGCCGGCGAGATCGGGAGCACGCCCACGTTCCTACCCCCTCGGGAACCCCCAGCGGACTCACAGGAACTTCCGAGGGAGCGATGGGAGACTTGGACCATGGGCACGACGGGCGCCGAACGCCGCAGCCGCGTCCTCGTCGTCGACGACGAGGAGAACATCACCTTCCTGCTCGAAGCCGCCCTCCGTCACTTCGGGTTCGACGTGCGGGTCGCCGCCGACGGGCGCCACGCCCTGAGGGAGGTGGAGGCGTTCGACCCCGACGTCGTCCTGCTGGACGTGATGCTCCCCGACCTCGACGGGTTCGAGGTGGTGCGCCGGTTGCGGCTGGACGGCCAGAAGGTGCCGGTGCTGTTCCTCACCGCCCGCGACACGGTGGACGACAAGGTGCGAGGGCTCACCCTCGGGGGCGACGACTACGTCACCAAGCCGTTCAGCCTGGAGGAGGTGGTCGCCCGCATCCAGGTGATCCTGCGCCGCCAGGGCCGGGGCAGCGGCTCGTCGAAGCTGGCCCTGGCCGACCTGGAGATGGACGACGACGCCCACGTGGTCCGCCGGGCGGGCCAGGCCATCGACCTGTCGCCCACCGAGTACAAGCTGCTCCGCTTCCTGCTCCTCAACGCCGGCCGGGTCCTGTCCCGCCACCAGATCCTCGACCACGTCTGGCAGTACGACTTCGGCGGCCACGCCACCGTGGTGGAGAC
The nucleotide sequence above comes from Acidimicrobiales bacterium. Encoded proteins:
- a CDS encoding ATP-binding protein; translated protein: MAGRSVGPALASNPVRHGKATSVVIRVHGAAGSLRVVVADDGKGFDVGAARTGGFGLRSMRDRVEKLGGSLAVRSEPGSRTEVEAAVPLR
- a CDS encoding response regulator transcription factor, translated to MGTTGAERRSRVLVVDDEENITFLLEAALRHFGFDVRVAADGRHALREVEAFDPDVVLLDVMLPDLDGFEVVRRLRLDGQKVPVLFLTARDTVDDKVRGLTLGGDDYVTKPFSLEEVVARIQVILRRQGRGSGSSKLALADLEMDDDAHVVRRAGQAIDLSPTEYKLLRFLLLNAGRVLSRHQILDHVWQYDFGGHATVVETYISYLRKKIDTLGPPLIHTVRGVGYSARVG
- a CDS encoding DUF1990 domain-containing protein, whose protein sequence is MGVLPISPARPTPAALDALVARHRGAAPTYAEVGATAGPLPDGYRHRRRTVDLGRGDAVFAAAAAGLRRWEAHRRSGAVVHPPGAAVAEGQVVAVAVRVALAWVTVVNRVVGVTTAPGLSGFAYGTLAHHVVEGEEGFSVRLDEAGTVRFEVVSFTRPRGRVLRLAGPVVHPLDDRLVRRYLRGMQRHVAGTA
- a CDS encoding DUF2231 domain-containing protein gives rise to the protein MADGPAAAAPATAAAQHPAGRGAPSAVVDAVRRMEAAPLLDGAARPLAALAGAVVRSPRAADGLRGTWLGHALHPLLTDFPLGAWASASFLDLFGGRAARPAARRLVGFGLLASVPTIATGLAEWQTVGGRGARRVGVVHAAVNTAATALYASSWLARRRGTHARAVVLGVAGGVVATAGGYFGGHLTLVRKLGTADPAYGADPPA
- a CDS encoding kelch repeat-containing protein — translated: FGGGFVPGTPNSGDGFVAKLAADTPGRPLVTRLTPRGGDTGGGTPVMIEGIGLGGATAVRFGEAPARSFNVQSDTRIVAVTPPLAEGIHKVTVTTGGGTSPANPVGEFWAGEGNWSLTGSLNTPRSNHTATLLENGQVLVAGGRIALASADVATASAELYDPRSGTWRPTGSLATARWAHTATLLPDGRVLVAGGHDVAATGSLGLSSAELYDPNTGAWSAAPDMGGTRTLHAAIRLAEPNCAAHCGKVLIAGGRPGPLTGSLGTSLLFDPVGNAWEPAGNLNEARYLTEMAVVGDGRALIAGGFGPTDSAETFDPATATWSLTGPMRFPKARPTVTRLPDGNALVNNGWNNGPVPASDVFDYRTNTFRPAGTPKTHRWNATAVLLPNGRVLALAGGVGGATADIYDPKSNTFRSAGSLQFQRGGGSNGGGGPGGTAVLLSSSTREFQADERVCGANCGKVLVVGNTDHPATELYTPADPLGGPGYWLTASDGGVFAFGDAQFFGSTGGTRLNQPVVGMAPTVNGRGYWLTASDGGVFAFGDAVFRGSTGSIRLNSPVVGMAATPSPLVAGYWLVAADGGVFAFGDARFSGSTGAIRLNRPMVGMAPAP
- a CDS encoding M15 family metallopeptidase: MLALAGLLAAVPVGGASAKEPTPEAQRRELQKKRARQAAEVDVLKASDAELERALDRLDANVRASEARAASARQAAEAAAKASEDALVAEQRTAGELDLLRSSMRQAAVAAYVRGPAQKTMAPLRAGSLARMATRQYLFDVALGQGADVADRLRATTEDLAAQRVAAEEARARAEARREEVDGELREVSRALDLKEKVADTVEQRLERALAEADSLAALDQQLAAEISRRQAALAARVASTRRAGATAARGTVGRIGGVAVTTVGGITVATRIAGQVEALLAAAAADGFALGGSGYRSSDGQIATRAANCGSSDYDVYSKPASSCRPPTARPGQSMHEQGLAIDFTWNGALITSRNAAFQWLARNAGRFGLSNLPAEPWHWSTNGN
- a CDS encoding GAF and ANTAR domain-containing protein; the encoded protein is MTVVGEGSLPDDEALQTSLRTLAETLLGEQGLEELLGNVTSLAAAAIPGCDAASISLMQGGRTTTPVCSAEIAREVDQAQYDTGGGPCLAAMLEEEVFRVDSYADDDRWPEMSAQAVAKGVASSLSLPLSTGRQAVGALNLYSTKPGNFDGAEEQAAMFAAQASVTVSNAQALERAQEMARHLAVALENRDVIGQAKGIIMAAEGATSDEAFAVLRRASQRENRKLHDVAREIVDRRRQGPATP